The following DNA comes from Novosphingobium sp. PP1Y.
TGAAGGGCATCGGCGACACTGTCGATCAGGTCGTCTTCGCGGATTGTCACCATATCGGCCATGGAATTGCGCTCCCGGTTCGCGGAAATCGTGGATTTGCCGGTCCCCATACGGCGGGACGGGGTGATCGTCAAAGCGCTACGACAACTCGACGAGCGTATTGTCAAAGCGCTTGGCCTCGCAGGCGCGTTGTCCTAGAAGGCGCCCCACAAATGCCGAATTTGCAACCCATGCAAATGGCACGCATCGGCCCTGCAAGTATCGAGGGAACAGCACGAAATGACCTTGACCGAGGATCGGTCCGCCCCATCCGCCCAGAATTCCGTGAGCGCGGCCCGTCGCGCCATGATCACCAGCCAGCTGCGCACCAGCGGGGTCAACGAGCCCTGGGTGCTTGCGGCAATGGCCGGCATCGCCCGCGAGGACTTCGTTCCCGATACCATGCGCGATGCCGCCTATATCGACCGTGCGATCCCGCTCGGCAATGGCCGCTCGCTCGCCGCGCCGCTGGTGCAAGCGAAGATGCTGGCCGAGGCCGAACCCACCGCCCAGGACAAGGCGCTGCTCATCGGCGACGGTGCCGGCTACCTTGCCGCGCTGCTGCGTCCGCTGGTCGGTTCGCTCGACGCCGTCGACCCGGCCGAAGCCGGCGCGATGGCGGGTGAGGGCGGTTATACGCTGGTCGTGATCGACGGTGCGATCGAGGAACTGCCTGCCGGCATCGCCGCCCAGCTTGCCGAAGACGGCCGCATCGTCACCGGCCTCATGGTGCGCGGCGTCTCGCGCCTCGCGTCGGGCCGCAAGGCCGCTGGCGTCGTGTCGCTGCTCCCGCTCGCTGAAATCGGCATTCCTGCGCTCCCCGAACTGGCGGCTCCGAAACGCTGGAGCTTCTGACCATGACCCGGTTCGTGTGGGGGCGTGCCGGGCTACTGTCGGGAATGGCCTGCATCGCCGCGATGCAGGCTCCGTGCGCGCGCGCCGACACGCTGCGCGAGGCCCTCGTCCTTGCCTATCAGACCAACCCGACGCTGCAGGCCGCGCGAGCCCAGCAGCGCGGCGTGGACGAAAACGTGCCCATCGCGAAGGCCTCCGGCCTGCCGAGCGTAAGCACGAGCGGGCGCTACACCGAATTCGTCAAGCAAAGCGCAACTTCCTTCACCGCCCCCGAGCGGTTGGTCAACGCAGGAGCGGACCTCAGTGTCCCGATCTATTCGGGCGGCGCAGTCAAGAATCAGATCAAGGCCGCGAAGATACGCGTCGAAGCCGGGCAGGCCGACTTGCGCGGTACGGAAAGCTCGGTCTTTTCCTCGGTCGTGGCGGCCTACATGGACGTGATCCGCAACGAGGCCATCGTCGGGCTCAACCGCAACCAGGTCGATGTCCTCAAGGTCAACCTCCAGGCGACGAGCGACCGTTTCGAAATCGGCGATGTCACTCGCACCGACGTTGCCCAGTCGCAGTCGCGTCTGGCGCTGGCACAAAGCGATGCCCGCGCGGCCGAGGCGAACCTGGCCGCCGCGCGCGAGACCTACATCCAGCTCATCGGCAAGGCTCCGGAGGCGCTCGAGGCCCCGCCGCCGCTTCCGAACCTGCCGAACACGGCGCAGGAAGCCGTCGACCAGGCCCTCGAAAACAATCCCGACCTGATCGCCGCGCGTGAGCGGACCAGGGCCGCCGAAAAGGACATCGACGTAGCCGGGGCGGGCCGCCTGCCCCAGGTCAGCCTCTTTTCCTCGGGCAGCTACAACAATTACCTTGGCACCCTCGGCGGTATCGGCACCGAATCCGTGCCGCAGACCGATACATCGGCACAGGCCGGTGCCTCGATCTCGATTCCCCTGTTCCAGGGCGGCCTCCCCGCGGCGCGCCGGCGGCAGGCACAGGCATCGGCTTCCTCCGCGCTGGAGAACGAGATCGGCATCGAGCGCCAGGTTATCGCGCAGGTTCGCTCGGCCTATACGTCATGGGTCGCGTCCAACGATCTGATCCGTTCGACCCAGGTCGCGGTCGATGCCGCCAAGCTCAGCCTTGAAGGCGTGCGGGCCGAGAACACGGTGGGCAATCGCACGATCCTGGACATCCTCAATGCCGAGCAGGAACTGCTCAATGCGGAAGTCCAGTTCGTCACCGCCAAGCGCAATGCTTATGTCGCGGGCTTCTCCCTGCTTGCCGCCATGGGCCGTGCCGAAGCGCGCGATCTCAACCTCGATGGCGGCATTCTCTACGATCCCGAACTCAACTATGAGCGGGTAAGGGGCAAGGTCTTCGACTGGGACGACGATCCCGCGCCGGTCGCTCAATCGACACGGACCGTTGACACGCCGCTGCAGGACGGTGAAATTCCACAGAATTAAGCATGTGCGGCGAATCGGGGCCAAAGTGATTCGGCCGCGCATGTGTCTGCCTTGTCACAAGGTATGCGAAGGGGCCTATACGATGCGTCAGAACGGTGAACCCTCGGTCGACGAGATCCTGCAGTCGATCAAGCAGGTAATCGCGCGCGACAATCGCGCGGGCGCCAAGGTCGAGCGCACGCGTCGCGCCACTGCCGGCGTCATCGAGCTTGAGGAAGAAGAGGACGAGGGCCTCGAAGACGTGCTCGAACTGCAGGAAACCGCCGAGCTGGAGCCCGATATGGACAAGGATGACGAAGAACCTTCGCTGATCCAGGACAATGTCCGCGCATCGATGCGCGAGTCCCTTGCGGCCCTGGCCATGCTGTCCGAGCCCAGCGCGCCCCCGCAGATCGTGCGCTCGGGCGAAACCTCGCTGGAATCGCTTACCCGCGAGCTGCTGCGTCCCGCACTTGCCGAATGGCTCGAGAAGAACCTGCCCCCGCTGGTGGAGCGCATGGTTGCGGCAGAAATCTCGCGGATCGTCGGCAAGAAAGGCTGAGGCCAAAGGTTCGCTGCGGCTTCGCGCGCACTGGACCTGCGCCCTTTCGGTTCCTACTTGGCGGGCATGAGCAAGCACCGCCACGAACTCGACAAGGCCCAAGAAGCCCTCGCCAAGGCAGGCGGCGCTTCCATCGAACGCCACATCTTCATCTGTGCCGAGCCGCAGAAAGGTGAATGCTGCAGTCCTGAAAAGGGGCAAGCCAGCTGGAAGTACCTGAAAAAGCGGCTCAAGCAGCTCGGCCTTGACGGCCCGAAAACGGACAGCGGCGGCGGCGTTGCGCGCACCAAGGCAGACTGCCTGCGCATCTGCTCATCCGGCCCCATCGCGGTCGTATGGCCGGACGGCGTCTGGTATCATTCCTGCAACGAGGACGTCCTGGAACGGATCATCCAGGAGCACCTGATCGGCGGCGCGCCGGTCGAGGACTATCGCCTGCGCCCTGCGGCTAACTGAACGGCCGGGTCAGAGCTCGGTATCGTCATCGAGCGGATCGATAATCGATTCGTCGTGGCCGGTGCCGCTTGAGAGGAACACAAGCCCCATCAGCGCCGATGCCAACAGCATCGTGAAGCCGATGCCAAGCGCGGTCGCGATGTAGAGATGCACCGAAACCATGCCGTTCGACCGGTAGAGCAGGATCACCGAGGCCAGGACGAGGCCGACCGTGATCGTCATCATCCAGCGCATGATACGCCTGAACCGGTTCCAGGCATGGGTTGCATTGACCGGATCTTCGAGGGGGGAGCGTGGTATCATTGCGTCTCATTTGCGCCTTGCGGGCCGCTGTCGCAAGGCCCTCGTGACAGTCAGCGCCATCTGTCAGTCGAAGTGGCTAGTCCCCGAAACCTGTGATATTCTGCGCCTGCAAAGCAAAACAGGGAGAATACGACGATGACGATCGGGCGCATTATCGAAGGCCGCGATACTGTTCTTACCTGCAAGGTCAGCACCACGGTTCGCGAGGCCGTGGAAATATTGGCCGAACGTCGCATCGGCGCCTTGCCGGTTCTGGATGGCGAAGGCCTTGCCGGCATGTTCTCCGAACGCGACGTGATCTACCGCTTGCGCGAATTCGGCCCCGGCGTTCTCGACAAACCGGTAAGCGAAGTCATGACGGCGCCGGCCGTGACCGTGGAATCCGAGACCTCGGTGATGACCGCGCTGGCCATGATGACCCGGCGGCGCATCCGCCACCTCCCGGTCATGGACGGAGCGCGCATGGTCGGCATGGTATCGATCGGCGACCTCGTGAAATACCGCATCGACAAGGTCGAGTCGGAAGCCGCAGCAATGCGCGAATATATCCAGATGGCCTGATCGCCGAAGAAATCGGCCGGTCAGACACCGTTCCCTGTCTTTCGGCACTACGTCGCTCCTGCCTCGACGCCTTGCCGCACGGGGCAGGGAAGCCTACATCCGGGATATGGACCAGCAGAACCTCACTCTCAGCCCTTCCGCCGCCGCGCGCGTGGCCACCATTGCCGCCAAACAGGGCAAGGCCGCGATCCTGCGCCTCTCGGTAGAGGGAGGAGGCTGCTCCGGGTTCCAGTACAAGTTCGGCCTTGCCGACGCCCCCGAAAGCGAGGATTCGGTGACCGAAACCGACGGCGTGAAACTGGTGGTCGACCCTGTCAGCCTCGATCTCGTCAGCGGCTGCATCGTGGATTACGTGGAATCTCTGGGCGGGGCAGCTTTCCGGGTGGAAAATCCCAATGCCGCCGCCGGGTGCGGATGCGGGTCCAGCTTCAGCATCTGAGCTTGACGAACCGGCGCCTGACTGCCGAGAAGGCGCCATGAAAATCGCAACCTTCAATATCAACGGCGTCAAGGCGCGCCTGCCCCGTCTGCTCGAATGGCTCGAGGAGACGCGCCCGGCCGTCGCCTGCCTGCAGGAAATCAAGTCTCAGGACGAGGGCTTCCCGATCGCCGAGTTCGAGAAGCTGGGCTACAAGGGCATCTGGCATGGCCAGAAGAGCTTCAACGGCGTCGCCATCCTTGCCGATGGCGAAGCGCCGGTCGAAGTCCAGCGAGGCCTCGACGGGGAGCCCGAGGACGATCACTCACGCTATCTGGAAGCCGATGTCTTCGGCGTCAGGGTCGTGTGCATCTACTTGCCCAACGGCAATCCGGTGCCCGGACCCAAGTTCGATTACAAGCTGCGCTGGATGAAGCGCCTGCGTGAGCGCATGACCGCGATCAGGGCCGAGGAAGTTCCCGCCATCGTCACTGGAGACTTCAACGTCATCCCGCATGACCGCGACGTCTGGTCGCCATCGGCCATGGCCGCCGACGCCCTGATGCAGCCGGAATCGCGCGATGCCTACTTCCGCCTGCTCGGCGACGGCTGGACCGATGCGATCGCCACCCACAATCCGCGCGGCGGCGTCTGGACCTACTGGGATTACCAGGCAGGGGCCTGGCAGCGCGACCATGGCTTTCGCATCGACCATGCCCTGCTTTCGCCCGAGCTGGCCGATCGACTGTTCGCCTGCGGCGTCGACAAGGCGCATCGCGGCCGGGAAAAGGCCAGCGACCATGCACCGGTCTGGGTCGAACTGAGGAAGTGAGGCAAGAGCCCGCCCGTAGGGGCGGGCCGGCCATCAACGATAGAAGATGTGGTTGTCGACCTGGGCGAGGCGCGTGAGGCGCCAGTTCGGCGACACACGGGCGGCGTGGAAGAACAGTGCGCCCTTGGCCGGGCTTTTCCAGCTGCCGTCGATCGCGATGGTGGCGATAGCCAGCGCGCGGCGCCAATCCTTCGATTGTTCGCGAATCTTCGGCATGCGGCTTCCGCGCACGAAGGAGAACTGCGAACGCTGGAACACGACATCGCAGAAGTTATCGGGGAAGCGATCCGATTTGGCGCGATTGATGATCACGCGCCCGACGGCAAGCTGCCCCTCGAGGGACTCGCCGCGCGATTCAAAATAGATCGCACCGGCCAGGCAGCGCAGCTGCTTGCCGATTGCATCGGGCATGCCCTGCTCTGCGACGAGCTGAGCCAAGGTGTCGGCTGCGATGACCTGGTCGTCACCGTCATCGTCCGTAACGATCCCGTCATCTTCGGACGGGAGCGCCTGAACCACCGGTTCGGAGACGAAACTCACCTGGGGTTCCGGTTTTGCCAGGATCGGAACGATGTCCGACGTGGCCGCGCCCGACCCCTGGGCGCTGAATAATGCGGTAAACACCGTTGCGGCCAGCGCCACTGCGCTCGCCCACTGCAATTTGGTTCGCATCAAGCCTTGGTCTAAAGCGGTGGACCCATCTGACACAAGCGGGAACAGAATGCCGTTACCGGCATTGAAATACTGTACCGCGCCTGCCGACGATCCCCCGGCTGCGTGCTAGCTGGTGTGGCCGAAATGCCTCCCGCGCCGCCTTCGCGTTTGCGGCCCCCTTACCTTGCATTCCTTGCAAGTCAACCGGATTCGTTACCCAATTCCGATGAAACGCTCACCATGCGCGATATCAAGCTCGATGACCCAGAGATCGGGGTCCTGATCCGCCCGACGCGCGATGAACTCTGATATTTCCCATGGTTTTTCAATGTCTTGCTTCTTTGAACAAGTCCATTGGCGGGTTCCGTCCAATTGCGGCATGCGCTCGTAAGCGCGTGTATTCGCTCCATTTTCGGTAAGGACGACCATGATCGTTCCGGCGTCGCGTTCACCTTTGTTGAGAACGGTTGCGAAACCTCCTTCGGCCTGGACCCGTCGAAGCAGACTCGAGACTTCGAGGTGTGCAGGCAGGCGCGCTTCCACCGGTCAGCCCTGGGCCGTAAAGGCGGCCGAATATCCGGGAAGGCCGGAAAGCGGGATGCGCGAACGCATGAAGGTGCCGGTTCCGCGTCCGACTTCGTCGCCTTCCTCGTCGATCAGCCGCGATTCCGCCACGAGCACACGACGTCGGCCACTCACCCAGCGCCCCTCGGCGCGAACGGTTCCACCCTTGATCGGCTTGCTGAGCAGCAGGTTGAACGAAGTGGTCAGCAGGAAGCGATCGGTGATGAGCGTGTTCGCTGCGTAGAACGCCGCGTCGTCGAGCATCTTGAAATAGAT
Coding sequences within:
- a CDS encoding protein-L-isoaspartate O-methyltransferase; this encodes MTLTEDRSAPSAQNSVSAARRAMITSQLRTSGVNEPWVLAAMAGIAREDFVPDTMRDAAYIDRAIPLGNGRSLAAPLVQAKMLAEAEPTAQDKALLIGDGAGYLAALLRPLVGSLDAVDPAEAGAMAGEGGYTLVVIDGAIEELPAGIAAQLAEDGRIVTGLMVRGVSRLASGRKAAGVVSLLPLAEIGIPALPELAAPKRWSF
- a CDS encoding TolC family outer membrane protein, whose translation is MTRFVWGRAGLLSGMACIAAMQAPCARADTLREALVLAYQTNPTLQAARAQQRGVDENVPIAKASGLPSVSTSGRYTEFVKQSATSFTAPERLVNAGADLSVPIYSGGAVKNQIKAAKIRVEAGQADLRGTESSVFSSVVAAYMDVIRNEAIVGLNRNQVDVLKVNLQATSDRFEIGDVTRTDVAQSQSRLALAQSDARAAEANLAAARETYIQLIGKAPEALEAPPPLPNLPNTAQEAVDQALENNPDLIAARERTRAAEKDIDVAGAGRLPQVSLFSSGSYNNYLGTLGGIGTESVPQTDTSAQAGASISIPLFQGGLPAARRRQAQASASSALENEIGIERQVIAQVRSAYTSWVASNDLIRSTQVAVDAAKLSLEGVRAENTVGNRTILDILNAEQELLNAEVQFVTAKRNAYVAGFSLLAAMGRAEARDLNLDGGILYDPELNYERVRGKVFDWDDDPAPVAQSTRTVDTPLQDGEIPQN
- a CDS encoding DUF2497 domain-containing protein, whose amino-acid sequence is MRQNGEPSVDEILQSIKQVIARDNRAGAKVERTRRATAGVIELEEEEDEGLEDVLELQETAELEPDMDKDDEEPSLIQDNVRASMRESLAALAMLSEPSAPPQIVRSGETSLESLTRELLRPALAEWLEKNLPPLVERMVAAEISRIVGKKG
- a CDS encoding ferredoxin; amino-acid sequence: MSKHRHELDKAQEALAKAGGASIERHIFICAEPQKGECCSPEKGQASWKYLKKRLKQLGLDGPKTDSGGGVARTKADCLRICSSGPIAVVWPDGVWYHSCNEDVLERIIQEHLIGGAPVEDYRLRPAAN
- a CDS encoding CBS domain-containing protein, producing MTIGRIIEGRDTVLTCKVSTTVREAVEILAERRIGALPVLDGEGLAGMFSERDVIYRLREFGPGVLDKPVSEVMTAPAVTVESETSVMTALAMMTRRRIRHLPVMDGARMVGMVSIGDLVKYRIDKVESEAAAMREYIQMA
- the erpA gene encoding iron-sulfur cluster insertion protein ErpA; its protein translation is MDQQNLTLSPSAAARVATIAAKQGKAAILRLSVEGGGCSGFQYKFGLADAPESEDSVTETDGVKLVVDPVSLDLVSGCIVDYVESLGGAAFRVENPNAAAGCGCGSSFSI
- the xth gene encoding exodeoxyribonuclease III → MKIATFNINGVKARLPRLLEWLEETRPAVACLQEIKSQDEGFPIAEFEKLGYKGIWHGQKSFNGVAILADGEAPVEVQRGLDGEPEDDHSRYLEADVFGVRVVCIYLPNGNPVPGPKFDYKLRWMKRLRERMTAIRAEEVPAIVTGDFNVIPHDRDVWSPSAMAADALMQPESRDAYFRLLGDGWTDAIATHNPRGGVWTYWDYQAGAWQRDHGFRIDHALLSPELADRLFACGVDKAHRGREKASDHAPVWVELRK
- a CDS encoding cell wall hydrolase, translating into MRTKLQWASAVALAATVFTALFSAQGSGAATSDIVPILAKPEPQVSFVSEPVVQALPSEDDGIVTDDDGDDQVIAADTLAQLVAEQGMPDAIGKQLRCLAGAIYFESRGESLEGQLAVGRVIINRAKSDRFPDNFCDVVFQRSQFSFVRGSRMPKIREQSKDWRRALAIATIAIDGSWKSPAKGALFFHAARVSPNWRLTRLAQVDNHIFYR
- a CDS encoding DUF1491 family protein codes for the protein MEARLPAHLEVSSLLRRVQAEGGFATVLNKGERDAGTIMVVLTENGANTRAYERMPQLDGTRQWTCSKKQDIEKPWEISEFIARRADQDPDLWVIELDIAHGERFIGIG
- a CDS encoding PaaI family thioesterase, which encodes MTEADNADAAGASLHWRALENLYASAAINEKFRSALQITGEGLSCITFDVGPDCFHAAGAAHGTIYFKMLDDAAFYAANTLITDRFLLTTSFNLLLSKPIKGGTVRAEGRWVSGRRRVLVAESRLIDEEGDEVGRGTGTFMRSRIPLSGLPGYSAAFTAQG